The proteins below come from a single Streptomyces sp. SCSIO 75703 genomic window:
- a CDS encoding arylamine N-acetyltransferase, protein MHHSTPTTPLDPDAYLARIGRPGRWRPDAATLRALHLAHLRAVPFENLDALAGSAPSLDLGDLTAKLVHGRDRGGYCYEHNTLFAAVLEALGFTVTRLAARVAVGAERVEDRPRTHMALLVEVPGEPVPHLADVGFGAAGSLLEPVPLTADTAFHRAGRAHRLVHVPHTGPLELWLLQTRTPGAGAAWEPQYAFTREPFTPGDFEIVNWHMATNPRSPFSRRPYVRSVTPERDLLFHDGALTETAPDGTTATRTPADEADARRLLADAFGITAPDGVRLLA, encoded by the coding sequence ATGCACCACAGCACACCGACCACGCCCCTCGACCCGGACGCCTACCTCGCGCGGATCGGCCGGCCGGGGCGGTGGCGGCCCGACGCGGCCACGCTCCGCGCCCTGCACCTCGCCCACCTGCGGGCCGTCCCGTTCGAGAACCTCGACGCCCTGGCCGGTTCCGCGCCCTCGCTCGACCTCGGCGACCTGACGGCCAAGCTGGTCCACGGCCGCGACCGGGGCGGCTACTGCTACGAGCACAACACGCTGTTCGCCGCCGTCCTGGAGGCGCTCGGCTTCACCGTGACCCGGCTCGCGGCCCGGGTCGCCGTCGGCGCCGAGCGCGTCGAGGACCGGCCCCGCACCCACATGGCCCTCCTCGTCGAGGTGCCCGGGGAGCCGGTGCCGCACCTGGCCGACGTCGGCTTCGGCGCGGCCGGTTCGCTGCTGGAGCCGGTGCCGCTCACCGCGGACACCGCCTTCCACCGCGCCGGGCGCGCGCACCGGCTGGTCCACGTCCCGCACACCGGCCCGCTGGAGCTGTGGCTGCTCCAGACGCGGACGCCCGGGGCGGGGGCGGCGTGGGAACCGCAGTACGCCTTCACGCGGGAGCCGTTCACCCCGGGCGACTTCGAGATCGTCAACTGGCACATGGCGACCAACCCGCGCTCCCCCTTCTCACGGCGGCCCTACGTCCGCAGCGTCACCCCGGAGCGCGACCTCCTCTTCCACGACGGGGCCCTGACCGAGACCGCCCCCGACGGCACCACGGCCACGCGCACGCCCGCCGACGAGGCGGACGCCCGCCGCCTGCTCGCGGACGCCTTCGGCATCACGGCCCCGGACGGCGTACGGCTGCTGGCATGA